A genomic region of Metopolophium dirhodum isolate CAU chromosome 1, ASM1992520v1, whole genome shotgun sequence contains the following coding sequences:
- the LOC132937185 gene encoding ring canal kelch protein-like, with translation MVTEQNVMVWCPAAILLQLDYNIKGVCVEFLLKQLNTSNCLGIKKLADFYNCMELLLSSEEYIKTYFLKVVEADEFLSLSSEEAIYLIFRDYINGPFEEKIY, from the exons ATGGTCACCGAACAAAACGTAatg GTATGGTGCCCAGCTGCTATTCTCTTACAgttggattataatataaaaggtgtATGTGTTGAGTTTTTACTAAAACAACTGAATACTTCAAATTGTCTTGGTATCAAAAAACTTGCTGACTTTTATAACTGTATGGAATTATTGTTAAGTTCTGAagaatacataaaaacatatttttt AAAAGTGGTTGAAGCTGATGAATTTCTATCTCTATCTTCTGAAGAAGCGATTTATCTAATCTTCCGTGATTACATTAATGGtccatttgaagaaaaa ATCTACTAA
- the LOC132934239 gene encoding uncharacterized protein LOC132934239: MPQRYSENLVENNKIQKDRIQSVNTRGFVESDSSLQRTTVWYFRKNFDNITNNRAFLHSIESELIGKLRECVSVHPIKYDLKLETTYVISAEVDNITENHTFTSPARQLFVYSNVVGLVDCDLTLLLTKEKTFAGKDRRFAFISYIGGLTLGVHQYNPPIDSWSYLTLPENIINRKAVVNPQNIDQLCFKWAILAKHVSKYRSRVGTNYFNEAHRYDFSVLSVPTTVSEITLFERANPGTSVNVYGLKYNRTFSAQLMVYPLRVTDEEMPNHFDLLLITGSENKNHYTYISNFSRLVSSQINKSQRRLIFCKKCFKTFNFQPRKYKLYGADALAQHRLVGNCVFNPITALMPFSRHS, from the coding sequence ATGCCACAGCGTTATTCCGAGAATTTGgttgaaaataataagataCAAAAGGACCGTATACAATCGGTGAATACGCGCGGCTTCGTCGAGAGCGATTCATCGCTTCAACGCACGACCGTAtggtattttagaaaaaattttgaCAATATCACCAATAATCGCGCTTTTCTACACTCGATAGAGTCGGAATTGATTGGAAAATTACGCGAATGTGTGAGTGTTCACCCAATTAAATACGATCTCAAATTGGAGACCACCTATGTCATATCTGCAGAAGTGGACAATATCACCGAAAACCACACGTTCACCTCTCCAGCTAGACAATTATTTGTGTACAGTAACGTCGTGGGATTAGTCGATTGCGATCTTACTCTTCTTCTCACCAAAGAAAAAACTTTCGCTGGCAAAGATCGCAGGTTCGCCTTTATATCGTATATTGGTGGACTGACCTTAGGCGTGCACCAGTACAACCCACCGATAGACAGTTGGTCATACTTAACGTTGccggaaaatattataaatcgaaaGGCTGTAGTTAACCCACAAAACATTGATCAGCTGTGCTTCAAGTGGGCTATTCTGGCAAAACACGTATCAAAATACCGTAGTCGAGTAGGTACGAATTATTTTAACGAGGCGCACCGTTACGACTTTTCCGTGTTATCCGTCCCCACGACTGTATCGGAGATAACATTGTTCGAGCGAGCGAATCCAGGTACGTCCGTAAACGTATATGgtcttaaatataatagaacATTTTCGGCACAATTGATGGTGTACCCGCTGCGAGTGACCGACGAAGAGATGCCGAATCATTTTGACTTGTTGTTGATCACTGGCTCggaaaacaaaaatcattatacatacatttcaaatttcTCTCGGCTCGTTAgttcacaaataaataaaagtcaACGTCGTTTAATTTTTTGCAAAAAGTGTTTCAAAACTTTTAACTTCCAGCCTAGGAAGTATAAATTGTATGGTGCCGATGCACTAGCACAGCATCGCTTGGTAGGTAACTGTGTTTTCAATCCAATTACTGCTTTAATGCCATTTTCACGTCATTCATGA